A section of the Marinimicrobium koreense genome encodes:
- a CDS encoding ROK family protein, with protein MKSLPCLYAGIEAGGTKFNCVLGRSPTEILERASFPTTRPDETLGAAIQFFEQAQARHGAIASLGVACFGPVDLSLESPTYGFITDTPKAHWSNTDVVGTLSKALGVPVAFDTDVNGSALGEGSLGAAQGLDDYVYVTIGTGVGAGIVANGQPVKGAMHPEVGHMLLPHDREVDPFPGACPFHGDCVEGLASGPAIEKRWQQKADTLPQNHEAWDIQADYLAALCWNLTVTYSPQRIILGGGVMKQDHLFPRIHQRFQGHINGYPCGAAAKNPQDYIVAPELGGHAGEVGALLMAQAIAPSMTSTAAG; from the coding sequence GTGAAGTCACTACCCTGCCTGTATGCAGGCATCGAAGCCGGCGGCACCAAGTTCAATTGTGTGCTGGGTCGCTCTCCGACGGAGATTCTGGAGCGCGCCAGCTTTCCGACGACCCGCCCGGATGAAACCCTCGGTGCCGCCATCCAGTTTTTTGAGCAGGCCCAGGCCCGGCACGGTGCCATCGCATCGCTTGGAGTGGCCTGCTTTGGCCCGGTGGACCTGTCTCTGGAGTCCCCTACTTACGGCTTCATCACGGACACACCCAAGGCGCATTGGTCAAATACCGATGTGGTGGGGACGCTGTCTAAAGCATTGGGCGTACCGGTGGCCTTTGATACCGACGTCAACGGCTCCGCATTGGGGGAAGGTTCTCTGGGCGCCGCTCAGGGGCTGGACGACTATGTGTATGTCACCATCGGCACGGGCGTGGGCGCCGGCATTGTGGCCAATGGCCAACCGGTGAAGGGGGCCATGCACCCGGAGGTCGGCCATATGCTCCTGCCCCATGACCGGGAGGTCGACCCCTTTCCCGGCGCCTGCCCTTTTCATGGAGACTGTGTCGAGGGCCTGGCCTCCGGCCCGGCGATCGAAAAACGCTGGCAGCAGAAGGCCGATACCCTCCCCCAGAATCACGAGGCGTGGGATATTCAGGCTGATTATCTGGCCGCCCTGTGCTGGAACCTGACTGTCACCTACTCCCCCCAGCGGATCATTCTCGGCGGCGGGGTAATGAAGCAGGACCATCTGTTCCCGCGAATTCACCAGCGCTTTCAGGGCCATATCAATGGCTACCCCTGCGGCGCCGCTGCCAAAAACCCGCAAGACTATATTGTGGCCCCCGAGCTCGGCGGTCATGCGGGCGAAGTCGGTGCACTATTGATGGCACAGGCCATTGCGCCTTCGATGACTTCAACCGCAGCCGGCTGA
- a CDS encoding sugar porter family MFS transporter: MNYSPGAAPPRSHRVVIFSTIVAALGGLLFGFDTAVISGTTGALEREFELSSNGLGFTVAIALIGTVIGALSVGKPADWLGRKRSLMVIAVMYFISAVGSALATVWGEFLVYRLIGGLAVGAASVVAPMYIAEISPAAMRGRLVAINQLNVVGGILLAFLSNYVIGLSIDDATAWRWMLGIEAVPAALFLALLFLIPYSPRWLVKKGRTVEAHDVLVKMGEPNVEQELADIERSLKDNDNGASDRLFQRKYMFPIFCAWAIAMFNQLSGINALMYYAPRIFESAGFSTEASLLQAVLVGGTNFMFTVIALFMIDKLGRRPLLFIGSIGTAASLFLVSFQFMAEEISGSLVLYGLLGFIAAFAISQGAVIWVFISEIFPNRVRAKGQAFGSFTHWFMAAAVSWLFPVFADGNGGLVFIFFGLMMVLQFLFVWKIMPETKGTSLEDLEYTLHVRDNAPDNAKTAASA; this comes from the coding sequence ATGAACTATTCACCGGGGGCCGCGCCGCCCCGTTCTCATCGAGTTGTCATCTTCAGCACCATCGTGGCCGCCCTCGGGGGGCTACTGTTCGGCTTTGATACCGCCGTTATTTCCGGCACCACCGGTGCACTGGAGCGGGAATTTGAACTCAGCAGCAACGGGCTGGGCTTTACCGTTGCCATCGCGCTGATCGGTACGGTCATCGGCGCATTGAGCGTGGGTAAACCGGCCGACTGGCTGGGCCGCAAGCGCTCCCTGATGGTCATTGCGGTGATGTATTTCATCTCTGCCGTGGGCAGCGCACTGGCCACGGTCTGGGGTGAGTTTCTGGTCTATCGTCTGATTGGCGGTCTGGCGGTGGGTGCCGCCTCGGTGGTAGCACCGATGTATATCGCGGAAATTTCCCCCGCCGCCATGCGCGGCCGGCTGGTGGCGATCAATCAGTTGAACGTGGTCGGTGGCATTCTGCTGGCGTTTCTATCCAACTATGTGATTGGCCTGTCCATTGACGATGCGACGGCATGGCGCTGGATGCTGGGTATCGAAGCGGTACCCGCGGCACTGTTCCTCGCCCTGCTGTTCCTCATTCCCTACAGCCCGCGTTGGTTGGTCAAGAAAGGTCGCACCGTTGAAGCCCACGACGTTCTGGTCAAAATGGGCGAGCCCAACGTCGAGCAGGAGCTGGCGGATATCGAACGTTCACTGAAAGATAACGACAACGGCGCTTCGGACCGCCTGTTCCAGCGCAAATATATGTTCCCGATTTTCTGCGCCTGGGCCATTGCCATGTTCAATCAGCTCTCGGGCATCAATGCGTTAATGTACTACGCGCCCCGCATTTTTGAGAGCGCTGGCTTCAGCACCGAGGCATCCCTGCTGCAGGCGGTTCTGGTGGGTGGCACCAATTTCATGTTCACCGTCATCGCCCTGTTCATGATCGACAAGCTCGGCCGTCGTCCCCTGCTGTTCATCGGCTCCATCGGTACCGCCGCCTCGCTGTTTCTGGTCAGCTTCCAGTTTATGGCCGAGGAAATCTCCGGCAGCCTGGTGCTCTACGGTCTGCTAGGCTTTATTGCAGCCTTTGCCATCTCTCAGGGCGCCGTCATCTGGGTGTTCATCTCGGAAATTTTCCCCAACCGGGTGCGAGCCAAAGGCCAGGCGTTTGGCAGTTTCACCCACTGGTTCATGGCGGCCGCGGTGTCCTGGCTGTTCCCGGTGTTTGCCGACGGCAATGGCGGGCTGGTGTTTATTTTCTTCGGTCTGATGATGGTCCTGCAGTTCCTGTTTGTCTGGAAAATCATGCCGGAAACCAAAGGCACATCACTGGAAGATCTGGAGTACACACTACACGTGCGCGACAACGCACCCGACAACGCGAAAACCGCCGCATCGGCCTGA
- a CDS encoding glycoside hydrolase family 32 protein yields the protein MRKTFTLPLTSALALAIAGCTGSNTTSTPNDTAASAETSGPATTAPYQETFRPQFHFTPKENWMNDPNGLVYHNGEYHMFYQYNPYGDKWGHMSWGHAISKDLVHWEEQKVAIPEDEEYMIFSGSAVVDHHNTSGFGTKDNPPMVAIYTGHKQEPEKGQDQQLAYSLDNGRTWTKYAGNPVLDEGMENFRDPKVIWHEESEQWIMVVALSTDYKIAFYSSPNLKDWTFLSHFESPGSELGIWECPDLFALPIDGDEDKRKWVLEVDLGAGEEGSVAGGSGGLYFVGEFDGKQFIPDEDAMPESESGPHQWVDYGKDFYAAVSWSDVPEEDGRRIWVGWMNNWQYAQELPTSPWRSSQSIPRTLELASHDGGLKMVQEPVDELQTLRGEQKSLSNLTVTNDTRSLADWNIQGKALEMKVTFTPGNAEVVGLNLRTGNDEKTVLRYDVSEETLALDRTQSGQVDFHADFPGVHVAPLPLDNGQVELHVFIDWSSVEVFAHDGVVAISDKIFPQPDSEGVEVFVEGGSATFDRIEAWPLKSIW from the coding sequence ATGCGCAAGACATTCACCCTTCCCCTGACCTCCGCGCTGGCGCTGGCCATCGCCGGCTGTACTGGCAGTAACACCACCAGCACACCGAACGACACCGCCGCGTCAGCAGAAACCAGCGGTCCGGCAACCACGGCTCCTTACCAGGAGACGTTCCGTCCGCAGTTCCACTTCACCCCCAAAGAGAACTGGATGAACGACCCCAACGGGCTGGTATACCACAACGGTGAATACCACATGTTCTACCAGTACAACCCCTACGGCGACAAATGGGGCCACATGAGCTGGGGTCACGCCATCAGCAAAGACCTGGTGCACTGGGAAGAACAGAAGGTGGCCATTCCCGAAGACGAGGAGTACATGATCTTCTCGGGCAGCGCTGTGGTGGACCATCACAACACCTCCGGCTTCGGCACCAAGGACAACCCACCGATGGTGGCCATCTATACCGGCCACAAACAGGAACCGGAAAAGGGGCAGGATCAGCAACTGGCCTACAGCCTGGATAACGGTCGCACCTGGACCAAGTATGCGGGCAACCCGGTGCTGGATGAAGGCATGGAGAACTTCCGTGACCCGAAAGTGATCTGGCACGAAGAGAGCGAGCAGTGGATCATGGTGGTGGCCTTGTCGACTGACTACAAGATCGCCTTTTACAGCTCACCCAACCTGAAGGATTGGACCTTCCTGAGCCACTTCGAATCCCCGGGATCCGAGCTGGGCATCTGGGAATGCCCGGATCTGTTTGCTCTGCCGATTGACGGCGATGAAGACAAGCGCAAATGGGTGCTGGAAGTGGACCTGGGTGCGGGCGAGGAAGGCTCTGTGGCCGGGGGTTCCGGTGGCCTCTACTTTGTGGGCGAGTTTGATGGCAAGCAGTTCATCCCCGATGAAGATGCCATGCCCGAGAGCGAATCCGGCCCGCACCAGTGGGTGGACTACGGTAAGGACTTTTACGCCGCCGTTTCCTGGTCCGACGTGCCGGAAGAAGACGGGCGCCGTATCTGGGTCGGCTGGATGAACAACTGGCAGTACGCTCAGGAGCTGCCCACCTCGCCCTGGCGCAGTTCCCAGAGCATTCCGCGCACCCTGGAGCTGGCGAGCCACGACGGCGGCCTGAAAATGGTTCAGGAGCCGGTGGATGAACTGCAGACCTTACGGGGCGAGCAAAAATCACTGAGCAACCTGACCGTCACCAATGACACCCGTTCACTGGCCGACTGGAACATTCAGGGCAAGGCACTGGAAATGAAAGTGACCTTCACTCCGGGCAATGCCGAGGTGGTTGGCCTCAACCTGCGCACCGGTAACGATGAAAAAACCGTGCTGCGCTACGACGTGAGCGAGGAAACGCTGGCGCTGGATCGCACCCAGTCCGGACAGGTGGACTTCCACGCGGATTTCCCGGGCGTTCATGTGGCACCGCTGCCGCTGGATAACGGTCAGGTGGAGCTGCACGTGTTTATCGACTGGTCCTCGGTGGAAGTCTTTGCGCACGACGGCGTGGTCGCCATCAGTGACAAGATTTTCCCACAACCGGACAGCGAGGGCGTTGAAGTGTTTGTCGAAGGCGGTAGCGCCACCTTTGACCGCATCGAAGCCTGGCCGCTCAAGTCCATCTGGTAA
- a CDS encoding ROK family transcriptional regulator has protein sequence MSQGSNSSGLRRYNERVMLTHLRKYRTASKSDLARATNLTPQAVTRIVDDLEQNELVVREGRRLGGLGQPSTLYAINPAGAYSIGIKIGRRDLELLLLDFSGKTLAQFKREFDQPDPDYIIEQIDLLLPELRNHLDKSGQKRLRGVGVAMPWFLGAWPSDLEMADELSERWRNINLSEEISSRIDLPVFFENDGAAAAVAELQLGVGRDISDFLYVNIGAFIGGGLVLHGNLEPGVHGNAAELASMPVPHSELFGHEPGKGGFDMLTQRASLLTLRRYLNQKGIEISHIGELPEHIDNARIYIQEWMNDCADAMVFAFLSAISILDLKAIVIDANLPRFIIEELVAMVERRLGSMAAKDIFVPAIIPGQLGPDAIAVGGGILPFYSSFGADKTVLLKGSVPERRMI, from the coding sequence ATGAGTCAGGGCAGTAATTCCAGCGGCCTGCGTCGCTACAACGAACGGGTGATGCTCACCCATTTGCGCAAATACCGCACCGCGTCCAAATCCGATCTGGCGCGGGCCACCAACCTCACGCCCCAGGCGGTGACCCGCATCGTCGATGATCTCGAGCAGAACGAGCTGGTGGTTCGTGAAGGACGCCGCCTCGGTGGTCTCGGTCAGCCCTCGACCCTCTACGCCATCAACCCGGCCGGTGCTTACTCCATTGGCATCAAGATCGGGCGGCGCGATCTGGAGCTGCTGTTGCTGGACTTCAGCGGCAAGACCCTGGCCCAGTTCAAGCGCGAATTCGATCAGCCGGATCCGGACTACATCATCGAACAGATCGATCTGCTGCTGCCCGAGTTGCGCAACCACCTGGACAAATCCGGTCAGAAGCGCCTGCGTGGGGTCGGAGTGGCCATGCCCTGGTTCCTGGGCGCCTGGCCGAGCGATCTGGAAATGGCCGATGAGCTGTCTGAGCGCTGGCGCAATATCAATTTGAGCGAAGAGATTTCCAGTCGTATTGACCTGCCAGTGTTTTTTGAAAACGACGGGGCCGCTGCGGCCGTGGCGGAGTTGCAGCTCGGCGTCGGGCGGGATATTTCGGATTTTCTGTACGTCAATATCGGCGCCTTTATCGGCGGTGGCCTGGTGCTGCACGGTAACCTGGAGCCCGGTGTGCATGGCAACGCGGCGGAGCTGGCGTCAATGCCTGTTCCCCACTCCGAGCTGTTCGGCCATGAGCCGGGCAAGGGCGGTTTTGACATGTTGACCCAGCGGGCGTCGCTGCTGACACTCCGCCGGTACCTGAACCAGAAGGGCATCGAGATCAGTCACATCGGCGAGCTGCCCGAGCACATCGATAATGCCCGTATCTACATCCAGGAGTGGATGAACGACTGTGCCGATGCCATGGTGTTTGCCTTTCTTTCGGCGATCAGCATTCTGGATCTGAAAGCCATTGTGATCGATGCCAACCTGCCGCGCTTTATCATTGAAGAGCTGGTGGCGATGGTAGAGCGGCGCCTGGGTAGCATGGCGGCCAAGGATATTTTTGTGCCGGCCATCATTCCGGGGCAACTGGGCCCGGACGCGATTGCGGTGGGCGGCGGCATTCTGCCGTTCTATTCGTCTTTCGGCGCGGATAAAACCGTACTGCTCAAGGGCAGTGTGCCGGAGCGGCGCATGATCTGA
- a CDS encoding sulfite exporter TauE/SafE family protein, producing the protein MIGGWEFYALAIPVVLLVGLSKGGFGGGLGTLAVPALSLMIDPRMAAGILLPILCTMDLVSLWSFRGRWDWANLKIMFPWAMVGLLGGALTFQYMSVDMIRLMIGVMALYFVGHYLWGKYLLQRLHAHGPSVWRGGFWSGVSGYVSYIAHAGGPPIAIYLLPQHLPKTVFVGTTVLFFSVVNYTKLVPYAFFGQLNIGNITTALVLLPFAPLGVLLGVYLHKRVSDRWFYWTCYGLLLVAGIKLLVEGAAGLLAA; encoded by the coding sequence ATGATTGGCGGTTGGGAGTTCTACGCACTGGCGATTCCGGTGGTGTTGCTTGTTGGCCTGTCCAAAGGCGGTTTTGGTGGCGGCCTGGGCACCCTGGCGGTGCCGGCGCTGAGCCTGATGATCGACCCCCGGATGGCCGCCGGTATCCTTCTGCCCATTCTGTGCACCATGGATCTGGTCAGCCTGTGGAGCTTTCGCGGCCGCTGGGACTGGGCCAACCTGAAGATCATGTTTCCCTGGGCCATGGTGGGCCTGCTCGGCGGTGCATTGACCTTTCAGTACATGAGCGTGGACATGATCCGCCTGATGATCGGCGTCATGGCGCTCTACTTTGTGGGCCACTACCTCTGGGGCAAATACCTGTTGCAGCGGCTCCATGCCCACGGGCCCAGCGTCTGGCGAGGCGGTTTCTGGAGCGGTGTGTCCGGCTACGTCAGCTATATCGCTCACGCCGGCGGCCCACCCATTGCGATTTATCTCTTGCCTCAGCATCTGCCCAAAACCGTGTTTGTGGGCACCACGGTGCTGTTTTTCAGTGTGGTCAACTACACCAAGCTGGTGCCCTATGCCTTCTTTGGTCAGTTGAATATCGGCAATATCACCACCGCACTGGTGCTTCTGCCATTCGCGCCCCTGGGGGTGCTGTTGGGCGTTTACCTGCACAAGCGGGTGTCCGATCGCTGGTTCTACTGGACCTGCTATGGCCTGTTGCTGGTCGCCGGCATCAAGCTTCTGGTGGAGGGGGCGGCCGGCTTGCTTGCCGCCTGA
- a CDS encoding glutathione S-transferase family protein — protein sequence MQLFGSYTSPYVRHCRIALAEAGLRCEFIESDTRTSAERSPSQKLPFLQDGELLLTDSSSILRYLREKAGQSFFPSLRDYDDFCLTNTLMDAAQILLVLERDGLTPEQSPYLERQRRRIDTCLDALAQRPLSGQAPYSDFELRLGCVLAWGRYRDRFNFHQYPSLTELLEGLDQYAPFADTAPPQ from the coding sequence ATGCAACTGTTTGGCAGCTACACCTCCCCCTATGTTCGCCACTGCCGCATCGCGCTGGCCGAAGCCGGCTTGCGTTGCGAGTTCATTGAAAGCGACACCCGCACCAGCGCCGAGCGCTCGCCCAGTCAGAAACTGCCCTTTCTACAGGACGGTGAACTGCTGTTGACCGACTCGTCTTCCATTCTGCGCTATCTACGGGAAAAAGCCGGCCAAAGCTTCTTTCCCAGTCTTCGGGATTACGACGATTTCTGCCTGACCAATACCCTGATGGATGCCGCTCAGATTCTCCTGGTGCTGGAGCGTGACGGCCTGACCCCGGAACAAAGCCCCTACCTGGAGCGCCAGCGCCGTCGTATCGACACCTGCCTCGATGCGCTGGCCCAACGCCCTCTGAGCGGCCAGGCGCCCTACAGCGACTTTGAACTGCGCCTGGGGTGCGTTCTGGCCTGGGGCCGCTACCGGGACCGCTTCAACTTTCACCAGTACCCGAGTCTTACGGAGCTGCTGGAAGGCCTGGATCAATATGCGCCATTTGCCGACACGGCGCCACCTCAGTGA
- a CDS encoding LacI family DNA-binding transcriptional regulator has product MTERQTQHPQRGRAPTLIDVAKVAGVSPITVSRALNQPERVSEKARAKVTAAVEKTGYLPNMLAGSLATQSSRLVALIVPTIANPIFAETVRAITETLEQAGYQTLLGLSGYSEAQEQDLLEAILCRRPDGIILTGLNHTDISRTRLKAAAIPIVETWDLGDQPLDALVGFSHLDVGRSVGQYLLNQGHRRFAAISADDQRAEDRLAGFIQVLDEAGISPDAVERLETPARFSQGRQAFARLLEQEIRAEAVYCSSDTLAQGVLTEARARNIDIPGDMALIGFGDLDFAAHTLPSLTSVQINGAEIGYRAAQHLLSAMTGEHPPTEPVTIDVGFQIVKRDSA; this is encoded by the coding sequence ATGACTGAGCGACAGACCCAGCACCCACAACGCGGCCGGGCGCCCACTCTGATCGACGTGGCCAAAGTGGCGGGCGTCTCGCCCATTACCGTTTCCCGGGCACTGAACCAGCCCGAACGGGTGTCGGAAAAGGCGCGAGCCAAAGTCACCGCCGCGGTCGAGAAAACCGGCTACCTGCCCAACATGCTTGCCGGCAGCCTGGCCACCCAGAGCAGCCGCCTGGTGGCGCTGATCGTACCGACGATCGCCAACCCGATTTTCGCCGAAACCGTCCGGGCCATCACCGAAACCCTGGAACAGGCCGGTTACCAGACCTTGCTCGGGTTATCCGGGTACTCCGAGGCCCAGGAGCAAGACCTGCTGGAGGCCATTCTCTGTCGCCGTCCGGATGGCATCATCCTCACCGGTCTGAACCACACCGACATCAGCCGAACCCGCCTCAAGGCCGCCGCGATTCCCATTGTCGAAACCTGGGATCTGGGGGATCAGCCCCTCGATGCCCTGGTCGGCTTCTCGCACCTGGACGTGGGCCGCAGTGTCGGGCAGTACCTGCTGAACCAGGGACACCGACGCTTCGCGGCCATCAGTGCCGACGACCAGCGAGCCGAAGACCGTCTCGCAGGCTTCATTCAGGTCCTGGACGAGGCCGGTATCAGCCCCGACGCCGTGGAGCGACTGGAAACTCCCGCCCGCTTCAGCCAGGGCCGGCAGGCCTTTGCCCGCCTTCTGGAGCAGGAAATCCGGGCCGAGGCGGTTTACTGCAGCTCCGACACCCTCGCCCAAGGGGTATTGACCGAGGCCAGGGCTCGGAACATCGACATCCCCGGCGACATGGCGTTAATCGGGTTTGGCGACCTGGATTTCGCCGCCCACACCCTGCCCTCGCTCACCTCGGTGCAGATCAACGGCGCCGAAATCGGGTATCGCGCGGCCCAGCACCTGCTCAGCGCCATGACCGGCGAACACCCTCCGACCGAGCCCGTGACCATCGACGTGGGCTTCCAGATCGTCAAACGCGACAGCGCCTGA
- the araD gene encoding L-arabinonate dehydratase, translating into MSQPKRSPEELRSHRWYGVKDLRSFGHRSRTAQMGYTRDDYAGKPVIAIVNTWSDINPCHTHFKQRVEEVKRGVWQAGGFPVELPASTLSEPFQKPTAMLYRNMLAMETEELLRAYPADGVVLMGGCDKTTPALIMGAISANLPAIFVPAGPMLRGNWQGKTLGSGSDTWKYWAELRAGNITEEDWQGVESGIARSPGHCMTMGTASTMTSVAETLGLSLTGAASIPAPDSRHAQMACSTGKRIVEMVWEDLTPKDILTETSFDNAIKVALALSGSTNSIVHIIAMARRAGFPLTLDRFDALARHTPVIANLRPAGAYLMEDFYYAGGLPALQEVMKSLLDLNQLTVTGKTLGENIAGARVFNDDVIRSLDNALSERDGIAVLRGNLAPDGAVIKPPAAEPHLLVHTGPAVVFENHQEMSERIDDPALEITENSIIVLKSAGPQGAPGMPEWGQLPIPKKLLEKGVRDMLRISDARMSGTSYGACVLHVAPESHVGGPLAFVQTGDQIELNVPERKLNLLIDEDEMARRRATWKAPEPKFSRGWGALYQSHVSQANEGCDFDFLETIPVTDITDQEPDIH; encoded by the coding sequence ATGAGCCAGCCCAAACGCTCTCCCGAAGAGCTGCGCAGTCACCGCTGGTACGGCGTCAAAGACCTGCGCTCCTTCGGCCACCGATCCCGGACCGCCCAGATGGGCTACACCCGCGACGACTACGCCGGCAAGCCGGTGATTGCCATCGTCAATACCTGGAGCGACATCAACCCGTGCCATACCCACTTCAAACAGCGAGTGGAAGAGGTCAAGCGCGGCGTCTGGCAAGCGGGGGGCTTCCCGGTGGAGCTGCCGGCGTCCACCCTGTCCGAGCCCTTCCAGAAACCCACCGCCATGCTCTATCGCAATATGCTGGCCATGGAAACCGAAGAGCTGTTGCGCGCCTATCCGGCCGACGGTGTAGTGCTGATGGGCGGCTGCGATAAAACCACCCCCGCCCTGATCATGGGGGCCATTTCCGCCAACCTGCCCGCGATTTTTGTACCCGCCGGGCCCATGCTGCGCGGAAACTGGCAGGGCAAGACCCTGGGCAGTGGTTCCGACACCTGGAAATACTGGGCCGAACTGCGCGCCGGCAACATCACCGAGGAAGACTGGCAGGGCGTGGAAAGCGGCATTGCCCGCTCCCCGGGGCACTGCATGACCATGGGCACCGCCTCCACCATGACCAGCGTGGCCGAGACTCTGGGCCTGAGCCTGACCGGCGCCGCCTCCATTCCCGCGCCGGATTCGCGCCACGCCCAGATGGCCTGTAGCACCGGCAAGCGCATCGTGGAAATGGTCTGGGAGGATCTGACCCCGAAAGACATTCTCACCGAGACGTCATTCGACAACGCCATCAAAGTCGCGCTGGCTCTGTCCGGCTCCACCAACTCGATCGTGCACATCATCGCCATGGCCCGGCGCGCCGGTTTCCCACTGACCCTCGACCGCTTTGACGCCCTGGCTCGACACACCCCGGTGATCGCCAACCTGCGCCCCGCCGGCGCTTACCTGATGGAAGACTTCTACTACGCCGGAGGCCTGCCCGCCCTGCAGGAAGTGATGAAGTCCCTGCTGGATCTGAACCAACTCACCGTCACCGGCAAAACCCTCGGCGAAAACATCGCCGGCGCACGGGTCTTCAACGACGATGTCATTCGCTCCCTCGACAACGCGCTGTCCGAGCGGGACGGCATTGCCGTGCTGCGTGGCAATCTGGCCCCCGATGGCGCGGTGATCAAACCCCCCGCCGCGGAACCGCACCTGCTGGTGCATACCGGCCCGGCGGTGGTGTTTGAAAACCATCAGGAAATGAGCGAGCGCATCGATGACCCGGCCCTGGAGATCACCGAAAACTCCATCATCGTACTCAAAAGCGCCGGCCCTCAGGGCGCACCAGGCATGCCCGAGTGGGGCCAATTGCCCATCCCGAAAAAACTGTTGGAAAAAGGCGTGCGCGACATGCTGCGCATTTCAGACGCGCGCATGAGCGGCACCAGCTACGGCGCCTGCGTCCTGCACGTCGCCCCCGAGTCCCATGTGGGCGGTCCCCTGGCCTTCGTGCAGACCGGCGACCAGATTGAATTGAACGTACCCGAGCGCAAACTCAATCTGCTGATCGACGAGGACGAAATGGCCCGCCGCCGTGCCACCTGGAAAGCCCCGGAACCCAAGTTCAGCCGCGGCTGGGGCGCGCTCTATCAATCCCATGTGAGCCAGGCCAACGAAGGCTGTGATTTCGACTTCCTGGAAACCATTCCGGTGACCGACATCACCGATCAGGAACCCGATATTCACTGA
- a CDS encoding dihydrodipicolinate synthase family protein, whose translation MYEAMRNALNGISGVHITPYDSAGEVDQSLLHKVVDRIASAGIHNIVTGGNTGEFYAQDLDEVVLGYRIAVEANAGRAKVTAGVGRSGREAIRLAKQAQEAGADALMIHQPPDPFCSPRLVIDYIQQIADSTDLPIIAYARSPGLEPGHFVRLAEIENVVAVKYAVPDPIRLGECIRATQGSPLQWLCGLAESWALPFYACGARGFTSGLVNVAPELSLAIHAALEREAMSEARALVDRIAEFEKMRTFEANGANVTVVKEAMQIQGWPVGPTRAPGVTELSETQREALKEILKGWE comes from the coding sequence ATGTACGAAGCCATGCGCAACGCCCTGAACGGCATCTCCGGAGTACACATCACCCCCTATGACAGCGCGGGGGAAGTCGACCAGTCGCTGCTGCACAAGGTGGTCGATCGCATCGCCAGCGCCGGGATTCACAACATCGTCACCGGCGGAAACACCGGCGAGTTTTACGCCCAGGACCTGGACGAAGTCGTGCTCGGTTACCGGATCGCTGTTGAAGCCAACGCCGGGCGCGCCAAAGTCACCGCTGGCGTGGGCCGCAGCGGTCGGGAGGCGATTCGTCTGGCAAAACAGGCACAAGAGGCCGGTGCCGACGCCCTGATGATCCACCAGCCACCGGACCCCTTCTGCTCGCCCCGGTTGGTCATCGACTATATTCAACAGATCGCCGACAGCACCGACCTGCCCATCATTGCCTACGCCCGCAGCCCGGGCCTGGAGCCGGGGCACTTCGTTCGCCTGGCGGAAATAGAGAATGTGGTAGCGGTCAAGTATGCTGTACCCGACCCGATCCGTCTGGGTGAATGCATCCGCGCCACTCAGGGCAGCCCCCTGCAGTGGTTGTGCGGTCTGGCTGAAAGCTGGGCCCTACCCTTCTACGCTTGCGGCGCCCGGGGTTTTACTTCGGGACTGGTGAATGTGGCCCCGGAGTTGTCTCTGGCGATTCACGCGGCGCTGGAGCGCGAGGCGATGAGTGAGGCTCGGGCTTTGGTGGACCGGATTGCCGAGTTTGAAAAAATGCGCACCTTCGAAGCCAATGGCGCGAACGTGACGGTGGTGAAAGAGGCGATGCAGATTCAGGGATGGCCCGTGGGGCCGACGCGGGCGCCGGGGGTGACTGAGTTGAGTGAGACACAGCGAGAGGCGTTGAAGGAAATTTTGAAGGGTTGGGAATGA